Proteins encoded within one genomic window of Nonomuraea gerenzanensis:
- the pobA gene encoding 4-hydroxybenzoate 3-monooxygenase, whose translation MRTQVGIIGAGPAGLLLSHLLHLRGISSVVLEKRSRDYVERRVRAGVLEQGTVDTLVEAGVGERMSREGLPHHGIELRYGGAGHRIAFEKLVPGRAITVYGQQEVVKDLIAARLAAGGDVRFEVEDVALHSLESQPYVTFGGERLDCDVIAGCDGFHGVSRPAIPEGVLSIFERDYPFAWLGILARVAPSSEELIYARTERGFALHSMRSPTVSRFYLQVPADARIEDWPDERIWAELKTRLETVPGFALATGEIMERGITPMRGFVAEPMQYGRLYLAGDAAHIVPPTGAKGLNLAVADVRVLTEALAAYFGSGSTELLDGYSQACLKRVWRAQHFSWWMTTLLHTFEEDDPYARRLQLSYLDYVTSSEAAATTLAENYVGLPFDR comes from the coding sequence ATGCGAACTCAGGTCGGGATCATCGGAGCGGGCCCCGCGGGCCTGCTCCTGTCACACCTGCTCCACCTGCGCGGCATCTCCTCGGTGGTGCTGGAGAAGCGCAGCCGCGACTACGTCGAGCGGCGCGTGCGCGCGGGCGTGCTGGAGCAGGGCACGGTGGACACGCTGGTGGAGGCCGGCGTCGGCGAGCGGATGTCGCGCGAGGGGCTGCCGCACCACGGCATCGAGCTGCGGTACGGCGGCGCGGGGCACCGCATCGCCTTCGAGAAGCTGGTGCCGGGCCGCGCCATCACCGTGTACGGGCAGCAGGAAGTGGTCAAGGACCTGATCGCGGCCCGGCTGGCGGCGGGCGGGGACGTGCGGTTCGAGGTCGAGGACGTGGCGTTGCACTCGCTGGAGTCGCAGCCGTACGTGACGTTCGGCGGCGAGCGGCTCGACTGCGACGTGATCGCGGGCTGCGACGGCTTCCACGGGGTGTCCAGGCCGGCCATCCCCGAGGGCGTGCTGAGCATCTTCGAGCGCGACTATCCCTTCGCCTGGCTCGGCATCCTGGCCCGCGTGGCGCCCTCGTCGGAGGAGCTGATCTACGCCAGGACCGAGCGCGGCTTCGCCCTGCACAGCATGCGCTCGCCCACCGTCAGCCGCTTCTACCTGCAGGTTCCCGCCGACGCCAGGATCGAGGACTGGCCGGACGAGCGGATCTGGGCCGAGCTGAAGACCCGGCTGGAGACCGTGCCCGGCTTCGCGCTGGCCACCGGCGAGATCATGGAGCGGGGCATCACGCCGATGCGCGGGTTCGTGGCCGAGCCGATGCAGTACGGGCGGCTCTACCTGGCGGGGGACGCCGCCCACATCGTCCCGCCCACCGGGGCCAAGGGGCTCAACCTGGCCGTGGCCGACGTGCGCGTGCTGACCGAGGCGCTGGCCGCCTACTTCGGCAGCGGCTCCACCGAGCTGCTCGACGGGTACTCACAGGCGTGCCTGAAGCGGGTGTGGCGGGCGCAGCACTTCTCGTGGTGGATGACGACGCTGCTGCACACGTTCGAGGAGGACGACCCGTACGCGCGGCGGCTGCAGCTCTCCTACCTCGACTACGTGACCTCCTCCGAGGCGGCGGCCACGACGCTGGCCGAGAACTACGTCGGCCTGCCGTTCGACCGATGA